A genome region from Streptomyces antimycoticus includes the following:
- the murJ gene encoding murein biosynthesis integral membrane protein MurJ — protein sequence MNAPYDGDGRVPPPPQPSPHGSHDPYGQEPHQRDPYLGDAHQAPQADPRQSYGQQYYAPDPYLDDAYATGSFTPYPYPTQDRYAHDPLTDPLYDRHAPHAPQQGGYQQQYQQPPTPQGPDPRAWHSEAAPGHQGAAQQPYSGGQPDPGYPGAGDGYGATQQPQRDAFAHLYRDQQPYDPRAAQGQGHQQGPENYPHGQAPAQGQASVPGPSRSESAHAAAAAPTVAAPVVTAPATEPEPKTPSGGKGRASSVLQSSALMAAGTLVSRLTGFVRQMVVLAGLGAATLGSTYALAYTLPTMVYILTIGGGLNSVFVPQLVRAMKEDDDGGEAFANRLLTLVMVVLGLLVAVTVFAAPVLIRVMSPTIADNPADNEVAVTFARYCLPTIFFMGIHVVVGQILNARGRFGAMMWTPVLNNIVIIFTFGLFIWVFGSAGGSKMDTTTITAEGIRLLGMGTLLGLVVQSLAMFPYLRATGFRFRPRFDWRGHGLGKAAKLAKWTVLFVLANQAGVLVVTQLSTAAGSEAENQNAPGMSFVGYSSAQLIWGMPQAIITVSVMASLLPRISRAAHDGDAGAVRDDISQGLRTSAVAIVPLAFGFIALGIPMCTLLFGASGTDAAVSMGYILMAFSLGLIPFSVQYVVLRGFYAYEDTRTPFYNTVIIAAVNAAGSALAYVVLPARWAVAGMAAAYGLAYAIGVGVAWKRLRKRLGGDLDGPRVIRTYTRLTGASIPAALLGGGSAYTIMQTLGMGIAGSVAGLLGGGLVLIAVFYIAAKRMRVEELTAMVGMVRGRLGR from the coding sequence ATGAACGCGCCGTATGACGGTGATGGCCGAGTGCCACCACCGCCGCAGCCTTCGCCTCACGGCTCCCACGACCCTTACGGACAGGAACCGCACCAGCGCGATCCGTATCTGGGCGACGCCCACCAGGCCCCGCAGGCCGATCCGCGCCAGTCATACGGCCAGCAGTACTACGCACCGGATCCGTATCTGGACGATGCGTACGCGACGGGGAGCTTCACGCCCTACCCGTATCCGACTCAGGATCGCTACGCCCACGACCCGCTGACGGATCCGCTGTACGACCGGCACGCCCCCCACGCACCGCAGCAGGGCGGTTACCAGCAGCAGTACCAACAGCCCCCCACGCCGCAGGGCCCCGACCCGCGCGCATGGCACTCCGAGGCCGCCCCCGGCCACCAGGGCGCGGCACAGCAGCCGTACAGCGGCGGTCAGCCGGACCCCGGCTATCCGGGGGCCGGCGATGGCTACGGCGCGACGCAGCAGCCGCAGCGGGACGCCTTCGCGCATCTCTACCGCGATCAGCAGCCCTATGACCCCCGGGCCGCCCAGGGCCAGGGCCACCAGCAGGGCCCGGAGAACTACCCGCACGGACAGGCGCCGGCACAGGGGCAGGCATCGGTTCCCGGACCGTCGAGATCCGAGTCCGCCCATGCCGCGGCCGCCGCTCCCACGGTGGCCGCTCCCGTCGTGACCGCCCCCGCGACCGAGCCCGAGCCGAAGACGCCCTCAGGGGGTAAGGGCCGCGCGTCCAGCGTGCTCCAGTCCAGCGCGCTGATGGCCGCGGGCACCCTGGTCTCCCGGCTCACCGGCTTCGTCCGGCAGATGGTGGTCCTCGCGGGCCTGGGCGCGGCCACCCTCGGCTCCACCTATGCCCTCGCGTACACGCTGCCGACGATGGTGTACATCCTCACCATCGGCGGCGGTCTGAACTCGGTCTTCGTCCCGCAACTCGTGCGCGCGATGAAGGAGGACGACGACGGCGGCGAGGCGTTCGCCAACCGGCTGCTCACCCTGGTGATGGTGGTGCTCGGCCTCCTGGTCGCGGTGACCGTGTTCGCCGCACCGGTGCTGATCCGCGTGATGTCGCCGACCATCGCGGACAACCCCGCGGACAACGAGGTCGCGGTCACTTTCGCCCGCTACTGTCTGCCCACCATCTTCTTCATGGGCATTCACGTGGTGGTCGGCCAAATCCTCAATGCCCGGGGCCGGTTCGGGGCGATGATGTGGACCCCCGTCCTGAACAACATCGTCATAATCTTCACCTTCGGCCTGTTCATCTGGGTGTTCGGCTCCGCCGGCGGCTCCAAGATGGACACCACGACCATCACCGCCGAAGGCATCCGGCTGCTGGGCATGGGCACCCTTCTGGGGCTCGTCGTCCAGTCCCTGGCGATGTTCCCGTACCTGCGGGCCACCGGCTTCCGCTTCCGGCCACGCTTCGACTGGCGCGGCCACGGCCTCGGTAAGGCCGCCAAACTGGCCAAGTGGACGGTGCTGTTCGTCCTCGCCAACCAGGCGGGCGTACTGGTCGTGACCCAGCTCTCCACCGCGGCCGGTTCCGAGGCCGAGAACCAGAACGCGCCGGGCATGAGCTTCGTCGGCTACTCCAGCGCTCAGCTCATCTGGGGCATGCCACAGGCGATCATCACCGTCTCCGTCATGGCCTCGCTGCTGCCCCGGATCTCCCGGGCGGCCCACGACGGGGACGCCGGAGCGGTCCGCGACGACATCTCGCAGGGTCTGCGCACCTCCGCCGTCGCCATCGTCCCGCTCGCCTTCGGCTTCATCGCCCTGGGCATCCCCATGTGCACGCTGCTGTTCGGGGCCTCCGGCACCGACGCGGCCGTCTCCATGGGCTACATCCTCATGGCGTTCAGCCTCGGCCTGATCCCCTTCTCCGTGCAGTACGTCGTCCTCCGCGGCTTCTACGCCTACGAGGACACCCGCACCCCCTTCTACAACACGGTGATCATCGCCGCCGTCAACGCCGCCGGCTCCGCGCTCGCCTATGTCGTGCTCCCCGCCCGCTGGGCCGTCGCCGGTATGGCGGCCGCCTACGGCCTGGCCTACGCCATCGGCGTGGGCGTGGCCTGGAAGCGGCTGCGCAAGCGGCTGGGCGGCGATCTGGACGGCCCCCGCGTCATCCGCACCTACACCCGCCTCACGGGCGCCAGCATCCCCGCCGCCCTCCTGGGCGGCGGCTCGGCGTACACCATCATGCAGACCCTCGGAATGGGCATCGCCGGCTCTGTAGCGGGTTTGCTGGGCGGCGGTCTCGTTCTTATCGCGGTCTTCTACATTGCTGCCAAACGGATGCGCGT